Within Fusobacterium perfoetens ATCC 29250, the genomic segment TTATTGGTAATACTATATTAAACATTAATCCTATTCCCATTGCCATATCACAATATCCACTAAAGTCAAAATATAATTGCATTGTATATGATATTGATGTTAACCATGCTTCTATAAAGTTTAAACTTTCCATCATATCAAATCCTGCATTGGCAAATAATGCTATTGAATCGGCTATTATTACTTTTTTTGCTAATCCTATTGAAAATAAATATAATCCTCTATTCATATTTTCATAGTTAATTAATTTATTTTTTTCATTTTCAAATTGTGGTAACATCTCTGTTGGTAATACTATTGGTCCTGCTATTAGTTGTGGGAAAAATGTTACAAACAGTGAATAACTTAAAAAATCATATTGTAAATTTTTTCTATAATAACTATCTATTACAAATGATAGTTGTTGGAATGTAAAAAATGATATTCCAAGTGGTAATAATATATGTAATAGTGGAATATTTGTTTTAAAAATGTAGTTTATATTTTCTACAAAGAAATCATAGTATTTATAATATCCTAATATACCTAAATTAAATACTACTCCTAAAATTAATAAAGATTTTCTTTGAATATATGATTCTATTCCTTTCTTATTATTTAACATATTTCCAATAAAATAGTTTACTAATATTGAAACTACTATTAATATTAGATATTTTTTGTTAAAATATGAATAAAAATAAAGAGAGGCTATCACTAGCCATCCTTTAGCTATATTACATTTTCCAAATCTATTTAAGTTAAAATATACTATTAATACTATCGGTAAAAATAGAAATATAAATTCATATGAATTAAATAACATTATTACTCCTTAAATTTATTTTTTAATTTTTCCAAAAAATTTATTATGTATTTTTCTTTAAATAACAGTAATGATATTGAATAAGCAATTCCACCAAATATTATTGAAAAAATCAAATTTATTGTTAAATTGGAAGAAAAATTTTTTATATAGTATACTACTATTCCCATAAAAGTACTTGAAATTATTATTTTTACTAGATTAAAAATCGATATTTTTATTTTTTTAAAAATATCCATACAAAATAAAATTCTTACAATTATTGCTATAACCTCTGTTATAATTGTTGCTATTGCTGCTCCTAATGCTCCTATTTTAGGAATATATAATAAATTAAAAATAAAATTTAACAATGCACCTAATACAACTGACAAAGAATAAACCTTATCTCTTTTATTTGCTACCAAAGTTATACTTCCTGTTGAATAAGCTATTCCCATTACCAAAATTAAAATCGAAAAAACTTTCATTACTGGTATACTATTTAAGAAATCAGTTCCAGCAAATACTTTTACTATTATATCTGAAATTAGAAACATTCCTATAGTTATTGGTGTTGAAAATAAAAGAATTATTTCTATTCCTATAGTTGCTAATTGATAATATTCCTTTTTTTTATTTTGACCTAATAAATTACATAACCTTGGATATAATACAGCTACAATTGTAGTGGTTAATACTATTGGTATTTTTCCAAATTTCATTGCAAATGAGTAATATCCTAATTCTTTCACCCCAACTATATTCTTTACCATTATAGAATCTAAATGGTGTGCTATACTTGCTGATAAAACACTAAAAAATAAAACAAATAATGGTTTCAAATGTTTACTTATATCTTTAATTTTTATTTTTTTTAAAACAATATATTTTTTTAAATTTAAAATATTTAATAAATTTGAGCCAACCAAAGAAAAAATTACAATAAAAACATATATATACATATCATTTTTAGAATTTATAAAAAGCAGTATAGATATAGCGGATAAAAATTTAAAAAATAAATTTCTTTTTGTTATATATTCTTGATTTTCTATTCCTATATAAAACCATTCAACTCCTATAAAATTAAATATTATATTTAATAAATATATCATAGAAATCTTTTTTATAATGATATCATCCATAAGATATTTTATATTTATTAAATAAATAATTATACCTATAATAGTAGTTATCAATAAAATAAAAATTAACTCTAGTACTATTGAAGATAATTTTTCTCTATCTTCTCTATATAATGCTACTTCTCTCTTTCCATAAGTATCAATTCCTAAGTTTATAAATAATAAAAAATATGCTACAATAGCTTCCACATATTGAATTTTTCCTAAATTTTCTGGTCCTAATTTTTTTACAACTATTGGAAAAATAAAAATTGTAAAGCCTAATGTAAAAAAATTTCGTAAAAAAAACATTATAAAATTATGTTTTAGGCTCTTTACTTTCATTCTTCTCCTTTTTTATTTAATTATTCCTAAACAATCATACACTTTCTTTTCTTTTAATACTTCTATATTTTCTTTAAATTCTTTATGTCCTTGTGCTAATACTAAATAATCTGCTTTCTCTATTGTTTCCTTAAAACTATAAAGTTCAAAACCATGACTTTCTTTTTCTCTTACATTTGGTTCACAAGCTATTACTTTATACCCTTTATCTCTTAAGATTTCAGCTATTTCCATTGCTGGTGATTCTCTTAAATCATCTATATCTGGTTTATAAGCAAGTCCTAATACTCCTACTGTTAATGATTTATCTCCTTTTAATATTTCATCTACTTTATTTACTATGAATCTTGGTTTAAAATCATTTATAAGTCTTGCTTCTCTTATTACATTTGCTTCTTTTGGAAATTTTTCTACAATAAACCATGGGTCTACTGCTAAACAATGTCCTCCAACTCCTGCTCCTGGTGTTAATATATTTACTCTTGGATGTTTATTTGCTAATTTTATTAATTCAAATACATCTATTCCTAATTTATCACAAATTACAGAAAGTTCATTAGCAAAAGCTATATTTACATCTCTAAATGTATTTTCTACAAGTTTACACATTTCTGCTGTTATATCATCAGTTATATAACAAGTTCCTTCTTTTACCATTGCATCATATATAACTTTTGTGTATTCTCCTGCTTCTCTTCTTTCTGCTCCAATTATTCTATCATTATGTTCTAATTCATAAAGAATTCTTCCTGGTAAAACTCTTTCAGGACAATGAACTGTCATAAATTTTTCTCTTGATATTTTTGATTCTTTTTCTAATATATCTGTCATTAATTTTGTTGTCATTGGTGGTACTGTTGATTCTAATATTACAAGATTATTTTCTTCTAATACTGTTGCTACTTCTCTTGCTCCACTTTCTACATAAGATAAATCTGCTATTTTTTCTTCATGTTCTTTTTTAAATGGAGTTGGTACAGAGATTATAAATACATCTGATTTTTCTAATTTGTCTGTTGGTATTAATCTTCCACTATTTATAGCTTCTTCAAATGCTTCTTGTAAATCTGGCTCTACTATATGAATATGTCCACCTTTTAAAGTTTCTATTACTTTTTTATTTACATCAAATCCATTTACTGTAAATCCTGCTCTTGCAAAAGCTATGGCCGTAGGAAGTCCTATATACCCCATTCCTAATATTGTGATTTTTAATTCTTTTTTTCTTGCTTTTTCTAATAATTCTTCCATCTTTTCCCTCTTTATATATTAAATTATTTGCTAACACTTTCTAAATATTTTCTTATTCTTTCTGATGTTTTTCCATCACCATATGGATTATTAGCTTTTGACATTTTTTCATATAATTCTCCCTCTAATAATTCCATATATTTTATTACATCTTCATATTTTGTTCCAACCAATTTAGCTGTTCCTGCTTCTATAGCTTCAGGTCTTTCTGTTGTATCACGAAGTACCAATGTAGGTTTTCCTAAACTTGGAGCTTCCTCTTGAACTCCTCCTGAATCTGTCATTATATAATGTGCTCCATCCATTATTGCTATAAACTCTAAATATTCTAATGGTTCTATTAAAATTTTTCTTTCAAAAGTATCCAATACTTTATGTACCACTTCTCTTACTAATGGGTTTAAATGCATTGGAAACACTAAATATAAATCATCATGTTTCTCTAAATAATCTCTTACTGCTTTAAGAGTTTCTTCCATTGACTTTCCCCAATTCTCTCTTCTATGCATTGTAATTAAAATATATTTCTTATTTTCTACACCATATTTTCTTTTTATAAATTCTATATCTTCACTTTTATTTTTCTTTACCCAATAAAGTGCATCTATTACTGTATTTCCAACTTTTAAAATTTTATCCTTTGGATAATTTTCTTTTAAAAGATTTTTTACATTTACATCTGTTGGAGCAAAATGAATACTTGTTATATTTCCTACAAGTTTTCTATTAGCTTCCTCAGGAAATGGCGAATAAATATTTCCTGTTCTAAGTCCTGCTTCAATATGTCCTACTGGTATTTGATTATAAAATCCTACTAAAGCTCCTGCTAAAACTGATGTTGTATCTCCTTGAACTAATATATAATCAAAATTTTCTTTTTTTACAATCTCATCAAGTTTAATTATAAGTCTACCAGTTAATTCTGATAACCCTTGTCCTTGTTTCATTATTTGTAAATCATAATCAGGAGTTATTCCAAAAAGATTTAATACTTGATAAAGCATTTCTTTGTGTTGTCCTGTTACTACTGCTTTTACATCTATTCCATTATTTTTTAATTCATGATATACAGGAGCCACTTTAATTGCTTCTGGTCTTGTTCCAAATATTAATCCTACTTTCATTGTTAAATTTCTCCTATTTTAAAAATACTTGTTATTATATATTCTTTTTTATTTTCTATATTTTTTATTTCTAATTTTTTAACTAAAATTTCTTGATTATATCCTAAAGAAATATAAGCATCAACTATATTAACTTCTATTTTATCTTTTGTTTCTATATTTAATACTATTTCATTATTATTTAATGATATTTCTTTCTCAGAAATCTTATTAATAGTTTTTATTTCACTAGAAAATATCCAACTAATTATAAACTTATCTGTATTTTTTATAATATCTTTTACTTCTATTTTTTTAAAATCTTTTTCTAAGTTTATTTTTCTTATATGTTCTTTTTTATTCTTTAGAATATTACTTCCTTTTATAAAAAAATTATCTAA encodes:
- a CDS encoding MBOAT family O-acyltransferase, whose translation is MLFNSYEFIFLFLPIVLIVYFNLNRFGKCNIAKGWLVIASLYFYSYFNKKYLILIVVSILVNYFIGNMLNNKKGIESYIQRKSLLILGVVFNLGILGYYKYYDFFVENINYIFKTNIPLLHILLPLGISFFTFQQLSFVIDSYYRKNLQYDFLSYSLFVTFFPQLIAGPIVLPTEMLPQFENEKNKLINYENMNRGLYLFSIGLAKKVIIADSIALFANAGFDMMESLNFIEAWLTSISYTMQLYFDFSGYCDMAMGIGLMFNIVLPINFNSPYKSTNIQEFWQKWHMTLGRFMMNYLYIPLGGNRHGKRRTLINLLIVFLASGIWHGAGWNFIIWGGLHGLGILIHRMWKSSGRKMNKLIGWFITFNYVNLLWVFFRAETLDGAIKVIRGMFDISNLYLPVRIKGVLPIKFLKYGAYNFSVMELLIQGIIILILIILVIKLQNSYEKLINFKEKNKNIFLVGICIFFSILYLNSKAEFLYFNF
- a CDS encoding oligosaccharide flippase family protein; this encodes MFFLRNFFTLGFTIFIFPIVVKKLGPENLGKIQYVEAIVAYFLLFINLGIDTYGKREVALYREDREKLSSIVLELIFILLITTIIGIIIYLINIKYLMDDIIIKKISMIYLLNIIFNFIGVEWFYIGIENQEYITKRNLFFKFLSAISILLFINSKNDMYIYVFIVIFSLVGSNLLNILNLKKYIVLKKIKIKDISKHLKPLFVLFFSVLSASIAHHLDSIMVKNIVGVKELGYYSFAMKFGKIPIVLTTTIVAVLYPRLCNLLGQNKKKEYYQLATIGIEIILLFSTPITIGMFLISDIIVKVFAGTDFLNSIPVMKVFSILILVMGIAYSTGSITLVANKRDKVYSLSVVLGALLNFIFNLLYIPKIGALGAAIATIITEVIAIIVRILFCMDIFKKIKISIFNLVKIIISSTFMGIVVYYIKNFSSNLTINLIFSIIFGGIAYSISLLLFKEKYIINFLEKLKNKFKE
- a CDS encoding nucleotide sugar dehydrogenase, with the translated sequence MEELLEKARKKELKITILGMGYIGLPTAIAFARAGFTVNGFDVNKKVIETLKGGHIHIVEPDLQEAFEEAINSGRLIPTDKLEKSDVFIISVPTPFKKEHEEKIADLSYVESGAREVATVLEENNLVILESTVPPMTTKLMTDILEKESKISREKFMTVHCPERVLPGRILYELEHNDRIIGAERREAGEYTKVIYDAMVKEGTCYITDDITAEMCKLVENTFRDVNIAFANELSVICDKLGIDVFELIKLANKHPRVNILTPGAGVGGHCLAVDPWFIVEKFPKEANVIREARLINDFKPRFIVNKVDEILKGDKSLTVGVLGLAYKPDIDDLRESPAMEIAEILRDKGYKVIACEPNVREKESHGFELYSFKETIEKADYLVLAQGHKEFKENIEVLKEKKVYDCLGIIK
- the wecB gene encoding non-hydrolyzing UDP-N-acetylglucosamine 2-epimerase, whose translation is MKVGLIFGTRPEAIKVAPVYHELKNNGIDVKAVVTGQHKEMLYQVLNLFGITPDYDLQIMKQGQGLSELTGRLIIKLDEIVKKENFDYILVQGDTTSVLAGALVGFYNQIPVGHIEAGLRTGNIYSPFPEEANRKLVGNITSIHFAPTDVNVKNLLKENYPKDKILKVGNTVIDALYWVKKNKSEDIEFIKRKYGVENKKYILITMHRRENWGKSMEETLKAVRDYLEKHDDLYLVFPMHLNPLVREVVHKVLDTFERKILIEPLEYLEFIAIMDGAHYIMTDSGGVQEEAPSLGKPTLVLRDTTERPEAIEAGTAKLVGTKYEDVIKYMELLEGELYEKMSKANNPYGDGKTSERIRKYLESVSK